One region of Oncorhynchus tshawytscha isolate Ot180627B unplaced genomic scaffold, Otsh_v2.0 Un_contig_8142_pilon_pilon, whole genome shotgun sequence genomic DNA includes:
- the LOC112240734 gene encoding BTB/POZ domain-containing protein 1-like isoform X1, which produces MATGGGGIGPPSNLEGRASNFAHSGAGRNAGVASNMPVPVVAAPISPPSGGLHREPMYNWQATKSSVKERFAFLFNNELLSDVRFIVGKGRQAQRIPAHKFVLAAGSAVFDAMFNGGMATTSAEIELPDVEPAAFLALLRFLYSDEVHIGPETVMTTLYTAKKYAVPALETQCVEFLTKHLRADNAFMLLTQARLFDEPQLASLCLETIDKSTSDAINAEGFTDIDLDTLCAVLERDTLGIRENRLFGAVVRWADAECYRQQLPLTSENKQKVLGKALTLIRFPLMTVEEFAAGPAQSGILFDREVVNLFLHFTVNPKPRVDYIDRPRCCLRGKEGSISRFQQVESRWGYSGTSDRIRFNVNRRISVVGFGLYGSIHGPTDYQVNIQIIESDKSLTLATNDTGFSCDGTANTFRVMFKEPVEILPNVSYTACATLKGPDSHYGTKGLKKVSQESATGTKTTFFFFSSPGNNNGTSVEDGQIPEIIYYT; this is translated from the exons ATGGCGACTGGGGGTGGTGGCATCGGTCCACCGTCCAATCTTGAAGGACGAGCATCAAATTTCGCCCATTCTGGAGCGGGAAGAAATGCTGGAGTGGCCTCGAATATGCCAGTCCCCGTGGTCGCAGCACCAATCTCACCCCCGTCGGGTGGCCTTCACCGGGAGCCTATGTACAACTGGCAGGCCACGAAGAGCTCAGTAAAAGAGCGCTTCGCGTTTCTCTTCAATAACGAACTGCTCAGTGACGTTAGGTTTATTGTCGGTAAAGGTAGACAGGCGCAGAGGATACCAGCGCATAAATTCGTCCTAGCTGCTGGTAGTGCAGTATTTGACGCCATGTTCAACGGGGGAATGGCCACCACCTCGGCCGAGATagagttacctgatgtggaaccTGCAGCCTTCCTTGCCTTGCTAAG gttcctGTACTCTGACGAGGTCCACATAGGACCAGAGACGGTGATGACCACTCTGTACACGGCAAAGAAATATGCCGTTCCTGCTCTAGAGACTCAGTGTGTGGAGTTCCTTACCAAACACCTCAGGGCAGACAATGCATTCATGCTACTCACTCAG GCCAGACTATTCGATGAGCCTCAGCTTGCCAGCCTCTGTTTGGAAACAATAGACAAAAGCACCAGTGATGCCATAAACGCAGAAGGATTCACTGACATTGACCTAG ATACGCTGTGTGCAGTGCTGGAGAGAGACACCCTGGGGATTCGCGAAAACCGTCTATTTGGTGCGGTGGTGCGCTGGGCGGATGCCGAGTGTTACAGGCAACAGCTTCCCCTCACCTCTGAGAACAAACAGAAGGTTCTGGGCAAGGCCCTAACCCTCATCCGCTTCCCACTCATGACTGTGGAGGAGTTTGCTGCGG GGCCTGCCCAGTCTGGAATATTGTTCGATCGGGAGGTGGTAAATCTGTTTTTACACTTTACAGTAAACCCCAAGCCGCGGGTAGACTACATTGACAGGCCCCGCTGCTGCCTCCGAGGAAAGGAGGGCAGCATTAGTAGGTTCCAGCAGGTTGAAAGTCGCTGGGGATACAGTGGCACCAGTGACAGGATCAG ATTTAATGTAAATAGAAGAATATCAGTGGTGGGTTTCGGACTGTATGGCTCGATCCACGGACCTACGGACTATCAGGTTAATATACAG attATTGAGAGTGACAAAAGCCTAACGCTAGCAACAAACGACACGGGCTTCAGCTGTGACGGAACAGCCAACACGTTCAGGGTCATGTTCAAGGAGCCGGTGGAGATTTTACCCAACGTTAGCTACACCGCTTGTGCAACCTTAA AGGGACCGGACTCTCACTACGGCACTAAAGGGTTAAAGAAAGTGAGCCAGGAGTCCGCCACGGGGACCAAGACCACCTTTTTCTTTTTCAGCTCTCCTGGGAACAACAACGGCACGTCAGTGGAGGACGGACAGATCCCAGAGATCATCTACTACACCTAG
- the LOC112240734 gene encoding BTB/POZ domain-containing protein 1-like isoform X2, with translation MATGGGGIGPPSNLEGRASNFAHSGAGRNAGVASNMPVPVVAAPISPPSGGLHREPMYNWQATKSSVKERFAFLFNNELLSDVRFIVGKGRQAQRIPAHKFVLAAGSAVFDAMFNGGMATTSAEIELPDVEPAAFLALLRFLYSDEVHIGPETVMTTLYTAKKYAVPALETQCVEFLTKHLRADNAFMLLTQARLFDEPQLASLCLETIDKSTSDAINAEGFTDIDLDTLCAVLERDTLGIRENRLFGAVVRWADAECYRQQLPLTSENKQKVLGKALTLIRFPLMTVEEFAAVNPKPRVDYIDRPRCCLRGKEGSISRFQQVESRWGYSGTSDRIRFNVNRRISVVGFGLYGSIHGPTDYQVNIQIIESDKSLTLATNDTGFSCDGTANTFRVMFKEPVEILPNVSYTACATLKGPDSHYGTKGLKKVSQESATGTKTTFFFFSSPGNNNGTSVEDGQIPEIIYYT, from the exons ATGGCGACTGGGGGTGGTGGCATCGGTCCACCGTCCAATCTTGAAGGACGAGCATCAAATTTCGCCCATTCTGGAGCGGGAAGAAATGCTGGAGTGGCCTCGAATATGCCAGTCCCCGTGGTCGCAGCACCAATCTCACCCCCGTCGGGTGGCCTTCACCGGGAGCCTATGTACAACTGGCAGGCCACGAAGAGCTCAGTAAAAGAGCGCTTCGCGTTTCTCTTCAATAACGAACTGCTCAGTGACGTTAGGTTTATTGTCGGTAAAGGTAGACAGGCGCAGAGGATACCAGCGCATAAATTCGTCCTAGCTGCTGGTAGTGCAGTATTTGACGCCATGTTCAACGGGGGAATGGCCACCACCTCGGCCGAGATagagttacctgatgtggaaccTGCAGCCTTCCTTGCCTTGCTAAG gttcctGTACTCTGACGAGGTCCACATAGGACCAGAGACGGTGATGACCACTCTGTACACGGCAAAGAAATATGCCGTTCCTGCTCTAGAGACTCAGTGTGTGGAGTTCCTTACCAAACACCTCAGGGCAGACAATGCATTCATGCTACTCACTCAG GCCAGACTATTCGATGAGCCTCAGCTTGCCAGCCTCTGTTTGGAAACAATAGACAAAAGCACCAGTGATGCCATAAACGCAGAAGGATTCACTGACATTGACCTAG ATACGCTGTGTGCAGTGCTGGAGAGAGACACCCTGGGGATTCGCGAAAACCGTCTATTTGGTGCGGTGGTGCGCTGGGCGGATGCCGAGTGTTACAGGCAACAGCTTCCCCTCACCTCTGAGAACAAACAGAAGGTTCTGGGCAAGGCCCTAACCCTCATCCGCTTCCCACTCATGACTGTGGAGGAGTTTGCTGCGG TAAACCCCAAGCCGCGGGTAGACTACATTGACAGGCCCCGCTGCTGCCTCCGAGGAAAGGAGGGCAGCATTAGTAGGTTCCAGCAGGTTGAAAGTCGCTGGGGATACAGTGGCACCAGTGACAGGATCAG ATTTAATGTAAATAGAAGAATATCAGTGGTGGGTTTCGGACTGTATGGCTCGATCCACGGACCTACGGACTATCAGGTTAATATACAG attATTGAGAGTGACAAAAGCCTAACGCTAGCAACAAACGACACGGGCTTCAGCTGTGACGGAACAGCCAACACGTTCAGGGTCATGTTCAAGGAGCCGGTGGAGATTTTACCCAACGTTAGCTACACCGCTTGTGCAACCTTAA AGGGACCGGACTCTCACTACGGCACTAAAGGGTTAAAGAAAGTGAGCCAGGAGTCCGCCACGGGGACCAAGACCACCTTTTTCTTTTTCAGCTCTCCTGGGAACAACAACGGCACGTCAGTGGAGGACGGACAGATCCCAGAGATCATCTACTACACCTAG